The Gemmatimonadota bacterium genome has a segment encoding these proteins:
- a CDS encoding STAS domain-containing protein yields MDIKWERKDGVLIALPSGPIDSITASELHSALESGIDPGEQALIMDCEQVSFISSAGIRIFLIFAREFKASGKQFGVCALSDPIRKVMALGRFDRLVAVYDSQKEALNAFKSS; encoded by the coding sequence GTGGATATTAAGTGGGAGCGGAAAGACGGAGTCTTGATTGCACTGCCCAGTGGTCCTATTGACAGTATCACTGCTTCTGAATTGCATAGTGCCCTGGAATCTGGAATTGATCCGGGAGAGCAGGCATTGATCATGGACTGTGAACAGGTATCCTTTATCAGCAGTGCGGGAATTCGGATTTTTCTGATCTTTGCCAGGGAATTTAAGGCATCGGGCAAGCAATTTGGAGTTTGCGCCCTATCGGATCCAATTCGCAAGGTTATGGCGCTCGGGCGTTTTGATCGGTTGGTCGCTGTCTATGACTCTCAGAAAGAGGCTCTTAACGCATTCAAGAGCAGTTGA
- a CDS encoding winged helix-turn-helix transcriptional regulator, producing the protein MSESQNIEWKETWRDEYLKWVCGFANAQGGVLEIGKNDRGEMVGVKNILRLLEEIPNKAQALLGIVVDVNLKSEDGGEYLEIAVDPYPNPISYKGEFHYRSGSTKQVLRGAALSRFLLQKYGRTWDDVPLPGVDLEDLDSRIFDEFRQRGADSERLPRDILNESDEEVIERLQLREADFLKRAAVMLFHPAPDKFVMEAYVKIGYFRGSELLYQDIVEGDLFTQVNRTMDLLYTKYTRALISYDGVYRVETFPVPREAMREAVINAIIHRDYASPTTIQIRVYDDRISIWNAVQLPPEWDAGQLTGEFSSRPYNPRIAYAFFRAGMIEAWGRGIRRIVDICKEAGNPTPKWELEPGGDGLWLRFPFSSAYQVTDSPVGSASTPKTIPKTNQMPTQETTQERILALLEAEPELTQRVLAERVGLTPDGVKYHLTKLRAAGAIRHVGSTKAGRWEVVKKTTQETTQETTQERILALLEAEPELTQRMLAERVGLTPDGVKYHLTKLRAAGAIRHVGSTKAGRWEVLR; encoded by the coding sequence ATGAGCGAGAGCCAGAACATCGAATGGAAAGAGACGTGGCGGGACGAATACCTGAAATGGGTCTGTGGCTTCGCCAACGCTCAGGGCGGCGTACTGGAGATCGGTAAGAATGACCGGGGTGAGATGGTCGGAGTGAAGAATATTCTCCGATTGCTCGAAGAGATTCCCAATAAGGCTCAGGCATTGCTTGGCATCGTGGTTGACGTGAACCTGAAGTCGGAAGATGGCGGGGAATATCTGGAAATAGCGGTTGATCCCTATCCAAATCCAATTAGCTATAAGGGCGAATTTCACTATCGAAGTGGCAGCACCAAGCAGGTGCTCAGAGGCGCAGCACTTAGCCGATTCCTGTTGCAAAAATATGGCCGAACATGGGACGATGTGCCTTTGCCGGGCGTCGATCTTGAGGATCTGGATAGTCGTATCTTTGATGAGTTTCGCCAGCGGGGTGCTGACAGCGAACGCTTGCCACGGGACATTTTGAACGAATCCGATGAGGAAGTCATCGAAAGGCTTCAGTTGCGAGAGGCAGATTTCCTGAAGCGCGCCGCGGTAATGCTTTTTCATCCAGCGCCGGACAAGTTCGTGATGGAAGCCTATGTAAAGATCGGCTATTTTCGCGGTTCGGAACTGCTGTATCAGGATATTGTCGAAGGCGATCTGTTTACTCAGGTCAATCGGACAATGGACTTATTGTACACAAAATATACGAGGGCATTGATTTCCTACGATGGCGTTTACCGTGTGGAGACCTTTCCTGTACCGCGCGAAGCTATGCGCGAAGCGGTAATCAATGCCATCATTCACCGCGACTACGCCAGCCCCACCACGATTCAGATTCGCGTGTACGACGACCGGATCTCGATCTGGAATGCGGTGCAGTTGCCGCCTGAATGGGACGCTGGTCAACTTACCGGGGAATTTTCGTCAAGACCGTATAACCCGCGGATTGCCTACGCATTCTTCCGAGCCGGAATGATCGAAGCCTGGGGACGAGGCATTCGGCGGATCGTGGACATCTGCAAGGAGGCTGGCAATCCCACGCCAAAGTGGGAGTTGGAACCGGGCGGCGACGGTCTGTGGTTGAGGTTCCCCTTCTCCTCCGCGTATCAAGTGACCGATTCCCCTGTTGGTAGTGCCTCTACCCCTAAGACTATCCCAAAAACTAACCAGATGCCTACCCAAGAAACTACCCAAGAACGAATTTTGGCCTTACTCGAAGCCGAGCCTGAACTAACTCAGCGTGTTTTGGCCGAACGTGTTGGCCTTACGCCGGATGGGGTTAAGTACCACTTGACAAAGCTGCGTGCTGCTGGAGCCATCCGTCATGTCGGATCGACCAAAGCAGGTCGATGGGAGGTGGTAAAAAAGACTACCCAAGAAACTACCCAAGAAACTACCCAAGAACGAATTTTGGCCTTACTTGAAGCTGAGCCTGAACTAACTCAGCGTATGTTGGCCGAACGTGTTGGCCTTACGCCGGATGGGGTTAAGTACCACTTGACAAAGCTGCGTGCTGCTGGAGCCATCCGTCATGTCGGATCGACCAAAGCAGGTCGATGGGAGGTGCTAAGGTGA
- a CDS encoding Zn-dependent alcohol dehydrogenase: protein MKAAILHKPHTRVSVEDVDIESPHEGEVLLDIVGAGVCHSDYHYVDGHVKPRGLPLVMGHEGAGVVREVGPGVTSVQVGDKIVLSLDAMCGYCRNCSEGSPALCETHPGGVPSRISKNGTVYYHGRPTYTEQSIVSADACVKVPDDTDLRVACLISCGVITGIGAVVNRAKVEAGATMAVFGCGGVGLNVIQGGVLASAGKIIAVDNVPYKLELAEQFGATHFVNANREDPVQRIMEITGGGADYAFEVVGFPALVRQAFASVRMTGTAIVVGVQPTGEDIFINGTDLLRDRAIMGSWHGAARARVDFLWILDLYRQGKIKLDELISRFRPLDEINEAFEDMVQGKVARTVLVFD, encoded by the coding sequence ATGAAAGCAGCTATTCTCCACAAACCCCACACCCGTGTTTCTGTAGAAGATGTGGATATTGAATCTCCGCATGAGGGAGAAGTGCTTCTCGATATTGTCGGGGCTGGGGTTTGTCACAGCGATTATCACTATGTGGATGGGCATGTAAAGCCTCGCGGGCTTCCTCTGGTTATGGGGCACGAGGGCGCGGGGGTTGTTAGAGAGGTCGGTCCCGGTGTGACCAGTGTTCAGGTTGGGGACAAGATTGTTCTTTCTCTCGATGCGATGTGCGGCTATTGCCGGAATTGCAGCGAGGGCAGTCCGGCGCTTTGTGAGACACATCCAGGAGGTGTGCCGAGTCGCATTTCCAAAAATGGGACGGTTTATTACCACGGGCGGCCCACATATACCGAGCAGTCAATTGTATCGGCGGATGCGTGTGTGAAGGTGCCGGATGATACAGATCTACGGGTAGCGTGTCTGATTAGTTGCGGGGTGATTACGGGTATCGGCGCTGTGGTGAATCGCGCGAAGGTCGAAGCGGGCGCGACAATGGCTGTGTTCGGCTGTGGGGGCGTCGGTCTCAATGTTATTCAGGGGGGTGTTCTCGCTTCGGCGGGGAAGATTATCGCGGTGGATAATGTGCCGTATAAACTGGAGTTGGCAGAGCAGTTTGGGGCGACGCATTTTGTGAATGCGAATAGGGAAGATCCGGTTCAAAGGATCATGGAGATTACGGGCGGTGGAGCGGATTATGCGTTTGAGGTCGTCGGGTTTCCCGCGCTGGTGAGGCAGGCGTTCGCGTCGGTTCGAATGACGGGAACCGCAATTGTGGTGGGGGTGCAGCCGACTGGGGAGGATATATTCATCAATGGTACAGATCTTTTGCGCGACCGCGCGATTATGGGTTCGTGGCACGGTGCTGCCCGCGCCCGCGTTGATTTTTTGTGGATTCTGGATCTCTATCGACAGGGGAAGATTAAATTGGACGAGTTGATATCGCGCTTCCGTCCGCTGGATGAGATCAATGAGGCGTTTGAAGATATGGTTCAGGGGAAAGTGGCGAGGACAGTGCTTGTGTTTGATTGA
- a CDS encoding amidase, producing the protein MKSEKTAAHPLAQTVAELRSGQRDLKDYVADCCRRIDEWDGDIRAMLPEANRLQRLLHDAAGLVSSGEIPPLFGTLVGVKDIFHVEGFETRAGSGVPSEVLTGPEGGCIKALREAGALVLGKAVTTEFACFKPGVTRNPRNLSFTPGGSSSGSAAAVTAGYCPLALGSQTIGSVIRPAAFCGIVGFKPSYARIDISGFVHCSPSVDTIGMFTQDVAGMEMAAAVLCSGWRASVARLKKPALGIPIGPYLDQTESRARADFDAQIQALRTVGYNVVEVRMLDDIADINDRHRNMMKGEMAEVHAPWFDKYASTYDAGTRALVEEGRALSQSEIDVGRVGRIELRAEVESLMQAEGIDLLACPAATGAALKGLGSTGDPCMNLPWTHTGMPVIALPAGLASDSGMPLGIQFVAPFHQDEALLAWAALLERDL; encoded by the coding sequence ATGAAGAGTGAAAAAACAGCGGCGCATCCGCTGGCTCAAACCGTTGCTGAGTTGCGTTCTGGACAGCGGGATTTGAAGGATTATGTTGCGGACTGTTGCAGACGCATTGATGAATGGGATGGAGATATCCGGGCGATGTTGCCAGAGGCGAATCGTCTGCAGCGCCTGTTGCATGATGCGGCTGGGCTTGTGAGCAGTGGTGAGATTCCGCCGTTGTTCGGCACTCTGGTTGGGGTCAAAGATATTTTTCATGTTGAGGGGTTTGAGACGCGGGCGGGTTCTGGTGTGCCGTCAGAGGTTCTCACGGGTCCCGAAGGCGGGTGTATAAAGGCTTTGCGGGAGGCGGGTGCGTTGGTGCTTGGCAAAGCGGTTACGACGGAGTTTGCGTGCTTCAAGCCGGGGGTAACGCGCAATCCCCGGAATCTGAGTTTTACACCGGGTGGATCGAGTAGTGGTTCGGCGGCTGCGGTGACGGCGGGGTATTGTCCGCTGGCGCTCGGCTCGCAGACTATTGGTTCGGTTATCCGTCCGGCTGCGTTTTGCGGGATTGTCGGTTTTAAGCCGAGTTATGCGCGTATCGATATTTCCGGATTCGTTCATTGCTCTCCGTCGGTCGATACGATTGGGATGTTTACACAGGATGTCGCGGGTATGGAGATGGCGGCTGCGGTTTTGTGTAGTGGATGGCGCGCTTCTGTTGCGAGGTTGAAAAAGCCGGCGTTGGGAATACCCATAGGTCCTTATTTGGATCAGACAGAATCACGGGCGCGGGCGGATTTTGACGCGCAGATACAGGCTCTTAGAACGGTAGGATACAATGTCGTGGAGGTGCGGATGCTCGACGATATTGCCGATATCAATGACCGGCATCGCAATATGATGAAGGGGGAGATGGCAGAGGTTCACGCGCCGTGGTTCGACAAATACGCCTCGACTTATGATGCGGGTACGCGTGCGCTGGTCGAGGAGGGGCGCGCGCTTTCGCAATCCGAGATCGATGTGGGTCGAGTGGGACGCATAGAGTTGCGCGCAGAGGTTGAGTCTTTGATGCAGGCTGAGGGGATAGATCTTCTCGCCTGTCCGGCGGCGACGGGCGCGGCACTGAAAGGACTGGGGAGTACAGGCGATCCCTGCATGAATTTGCCCTGGACGCATACGGGTATGCCGGTGATCGCTTTGCCCGCGGGGCTCGCGTCCGATTCGGGTATGCCTCTGGGGATTCAGTTTGTCGCCCCGTTTCACCAGGACGAGGCGTTGCTCGCCTGGGCGGCACTTTTGGAGCGGGATCTTTAG
- a CDS encoding GWxTD domain-containing protein has product MHFLLLFLFFAFFPLQATAEEGRVSSEGSLSLGVDACSFRGDDGPYEEVVIRFPAAQLAFEARGDSLFVARYVPHLELFDENGNSVKRIEGERVFSPAERIDDPEHFVYDIARFQVPAGYYHAVLEVKAVGNDRRGRAVFSIEVPEYKTGQLAFSDLFFVDPSFQNFDAEPFLKAGHVLLPSPEREVRDGAPLHFYVELYEIGRLAHSVRFQIRDRFGHIVFDHRREFPTYRADAKFVEGIPLRGLPPGTYTLRVEAHAGEQVARTQRDFRILGSRVELSLTAQQQVLMEKILARFSTPEAVGEYAKVDVEERAAFMYGHYLERVPLFAQTYIAPVVGLGNGEMGMAMLRAIGLEGTLKKRVDKTFGERLPEADTLAVRMARDMVDFVLEEDPHDAQALTARALIALERGALIEGEVWVRKALGVAPDLPEARNAMGIVRMGRGDWNGAVEKFQEAAYWTNAELARFLAGKGEGLEYLKAAVERDSTYPFLYYMMGRVLERRGELAESAAAYSRQIEVDPLFARARFDFGRVLFKQGRIDSATVIWRDLMEARSDFRSLCVHPLLEAYLNIGETGKAHALIAEELRTLSDEARVRVEDISLVAGPEELAEYERLEPEERAQFVRVFWQKRDPTPATPGNERLVEHYRRVVYALQNFSKDGRKWDRRGDVYIRYGEPAHVSKRSDIRFETDAGVVRVKERLIAALSPEAKQEIIARIGRLRTSTRDVEIETELAETVSISDFESIDFEMNPNRVFFARRTDDVNTYVRGKELFGRDRPGMSERPMRGIPLYPVNGSEPWEYWIYPDVGGGIEVVFTALTPKGDFDFPDVSQGRKIARFNQRFWEDTRPEVVISRAVSAQPDRYVPVGKGVLDFHYASADFRGADDKSRLEVYYGVPVLDAIDDGGEEVVFERGIALFDSSWTPVYRRLDPMPVRVEEGGVEAGTLAIDELALQILPGRYYLGLQINHPSSGRRGGYTQELVVEDYAVAGLKISDIELAGRVQVDASATDKGGVEVISLPSRTYKTGQPVVIYYEVYDLKIDDFGQTKYRVDYRITPREGKLSGVQVLRALGRLLGIEEKAVVTISYERTGTGSDEYNYLEIDPGESKPGRYEIAVAITDLNGAQTAEKTVMFFISE; this is encoded by the coding sequence ATGCACTTTTTACTTCTTTTTCTTTTTTTTGCGTTTTTCCCATTGCAGGCGACTGCTGAAGAGGGACGCGTGTCTTCGGAAGGCAGTCTCTCGCTCGGCGTTGATGCATGTAGTTTTCGCGGAGACGATGGTCCTTATGAAGAGGTTGTTATCCGTTTTCCCGCGGCGCAACTCGCGTTTGAAGCACGGGGAGATAGCCTTTTTGTTGCGCGTTATGTGCCGCATCTCGAGTTGTTCGATGAGAATGGCAATTCGGTCAAGAGGATAGAGGGCGAGCGCGTTTTTTCTCCTGCAGAGCGGATCGACGATCCGGAACACTTTGTCTATGATATCGCGCGATTCCAGGTTCCTGCGGGGTATTATCACGCGGTTCTAGAGGTCAAAGCCGTGGGCAATGACCGCCGGGGCCGGGCGGTGTTTTCCATTGAGGTGCCCGAGTACAAGACGGGTCAGCTCGCGTTTAGCGATCTGTTTTTTGTAGATCCGTCTTTTCAGAATTTTGATGCGGAGCCCTTTCTCAAGGCGGGGCATGTTCTTTTACCGTCGCCCGAGCGCGAGGTCAGAGATGGCGCGCCCCTGCACTTTTATGTCGAGCTTTACGAGATCGGGCGGCTCGCCCACAGTGTGCGTTTTCAGATTCGCGACCGTTTTGGTCATATCGTTTTTGACCATCGGCGAGAGTTTCCCACATATCGCGCGGATGCAAAATTTGTCGAGGGGATTCCGCTGCGCGGGTTGCCGCCCGGGACATATACGCTGCGCGTTGAAGCGCATGCTGGTGAGCAGGTTGCGCGTACACAGCGCGATTTTCGCATTCTGGGTTCTCGCGTTGAATTATCGCTTACGGCACAGCAACAGGTTCTTATGGAGAAGATTCTGGCGCGTTTTTCAACGCCAGAGGCTGTGGGGGAATACGCGAAAGTAGATGTGGAGGAACGCGCAGCTTTTATGTACGGGCATTATCTCGAACGGGTGCCACTTTTCGCACAGACGTATATCGCACCGGTCGTGGGATTGGGCAATGGCGAGATGGGGATGGCGATGTTGCGGGCGATAGGTCTCGAGGGAACGCTCAAGAAGCGCGTTGACAAGACGTTTGGCGAGCGTTTGCCCGAGGCTGATACACTTGCGGTACGAATGGCGCGTGATATGGTCGATTTTGTGCTGGAAGAAGATCCACATGATGCACAGGCGTTGACTGCCAGAGCGTTGATCGCGCTTGAGCGTGGTGCGCTGATCGAAGGCGAGGTTTGGGTACGAAAGGCACTCGGTGTTGCCCCCGATTTGCCCGAGGCGCGCAATGCTATGGGTATTGTGAGGATGGGGCGCGGCGATTGGAATGGCGCTGTTGAAAAATTTCAAGAGGCGGCGTATTGGACAAATGCAGAACTGGCGCGTTTTCTCGCAGGGAAGGGCGAGGGTTTGGAATATCTGAAGGCGGCTGTTGAACGTGATTCTACCTATCCTTTTCTCTATTATATGATGGGGCGCGTGTTAGAGCGCAGGGGTGAACTTGCCGAGAGTGCGGCTGCATATAGTCGGCAGATTGAAGTAGATCCCCTGTTTGCGCGCGCGCGGTTTGACTTTGGGCGCGTGTTGTTCAAGCAAGGACGTATTGATTCGGCTACGGTTATTTGGCGAGATTTGATGGAGGCGCGATCCGATTTTCGCAGTTTATGCGTGCATCCACTGCTGGAGGCGTATCTCAATATTGGGGAAACGGGCAAAGCGCACGCGCTGATTGCAGAGGAGTTGCGCACGCTTAGCGATGAGGCGCGCGTACGCGTGGAAGATATTTCACTCGTGGCAGGTCCAGAGGAATTGGCGGAGTACGAGCGTCTGGAACCCGAGGAGCGGGCGCAGTTTGTTCGGGTCTTCTGGCAAAAACGCGATCCCACGCCGGCAACACCTGGCAACGAGCGGCTGGTGGAGCACTATCGGCGCGTTGTTTATGCGTTGCAGAATTTTTCAAAGGATGGACGAAAATGGGACAGGCGCGGCGATGTATATATCCGCTATGGCGAACCCGCGCATGTGAGTAAAAGATCGGATATTCGGTTTGAGACAGATGCGGGGGTGGTGCGGGTAAAGGAGCGGTTGATAGCGGCGCTGTCGCCAGAGGCCAAGCAGGAGATTATCGCGCGGATAGGTCGGTTGCGCACATCGACGCGCGATGTTGAAATCGAGACTGAGTTGGCGGAAACCGTCTCAATCAGCGATTTCGAGTCTATCGATTTTGAGATGAATCCCAATCGCGTGTTTTTTGCCAGGAGAACTGATGATGTGAATACTTATGTTCGCGGCAAGGAACTCTTCGGGCGGGATCGTCCGGGCATGAGTGAGCGTCCGATGCGGGGGATACCGCTTTATCCGGTCAATGGAAGTGAGCCGTGGGAGTACTGGATTTATCCGGATGTGGGCGGGGGTATTGAAGTCGTTTTTACGGCGTTGACGCCGAAGGGCGATTTCGATTTTCCCGATGTTTCGCAGGGGCGAAAAATTGCGCGGTTTAACCAGAGGTTTTGGGAAGATACGCGGCCCGAGGTCGTTATTTCACGGGCGGTGAGCGCGCAACCCGATCGCTATGTACCCGTTGGCAAGGGCGTGCTGGATTTTCACTATGCTTCGGCAGATTTCAGGGGCGCAGATGATAAATCTCGGCTGGAGGTGTATTATGGGGTGCCGGTTTTAGATGCGATTGATGATGGGGGAGAAGAGGTCGTTTTTGAGCGCGGTATCGCGCTTTTTGACAGTAGCTGGACTCCGGTTTATCGCAGGCTGGATCCGATGCCGGTGCGCGTGGAGGAGGGCGGTGTTGAGGCCGGTACACTGGCGATAGATGAACTCGCGCTTCAGATTTTGCCCGGGCGATATTATTTGGGACTTCAGATCAATCATCCCTCTTCTGGTCGTCGGGGTGGATATACGCAGGAACTCGTGGTAGAGGATTATGCGGTCGCGGGGCTCAAGATAAGCGATATAGAGCTTGCGGGAAGGGTGCAAGTAGATGCTTCGGCTACGGACAAAGGTGGCGTCGAGGTTATTTCACTGCCGTCGCGCACCTATAAGACAGGGCAGCCAGTTGTTATTTATTACGAAGTTTACGATTTGAAAATCGACGATTTTGGACAGACAAAATATCGCGTGGATTACCGCATTACGCCCCGGGAAGGCAAACTCAGCGGCGTGCAGGTTCTGCGGGCACTGGGGCGCTTGCTCGGTATTGAAGAAAAGGCCGTTGTTACGATTTCTTATGAGCGGACGGGTACGGGGTCTGACGAGTACAATTATCTGGAGATTGACCCGGGCGAGTCAAAACCGGGGCGTTATGAAATTGCGGTAGCAATTACCGATTTGAATGGCGCGCAAACCGCTGAGAAGACGGTGATGTTTTTTATCAGTGAGTGA
- a CDS encoding DegT/DnrJ/EryC1/StrS family aminotransferase — protein MSDLTIDGGPRTVTALMNDSWQDVSDLEKQYVNQVLDNKDDAYAQLDKFEEEYRTFVGTKHALCMCNGTATLHSAIFAAGACAGKEVIVPSATWHATITPILHCNATPVFCEVDPETFCADPEDVKKRITHRTCAIVVTHLYGNPADMDAFLDIVKGTDIALIEDASHAPGAMWGDKMVGSIGHIGCFSLQEKKPVSGIEAGIATTNDDDLYDRMLALGQCGRCDALWQTDRFKALRNMGLGVKYRANPLGIAMARAQLERLPGLNEKRMAWFGRMDSLLNEIPGVAPQKTYPRAKRGGMLLYSGTVDPDLFGAPLPIIIKALVAEGVYVAETTAWGYSAMHLEPLFNDFSFDGLGGPWADLPSEARRPVCNLPVSERLQDRSFWLATPVSPAAEWVEQTAQAFAKVVAHRERLVEIANGF, from the coding sequence ATGTCTGATCTGACAATTGACGGTGGTCCCAGAACTGTTACCGCTTTGATGAATGATTCGTGGCAAGATGTGAGCGATTTGGAGAAGCAGTACGTCAATCAGGTTCTGGATAATAAAGATGACGCTTACGCGCAACTCGACAAGTTCGAAGAAGAGTATCGGACTTTTGTGGGAACCAAACACGCGCTTTGTATGTGCAATGGTACCGCGACTTTGCACTCGGCGATTTTTGCCGCGGGTGCATGCGCCGGGAAAGAGGTGATTGTGCCCTCTGCGACGTGGCACGCGACGATTACGCCGATTTTGCACTGCAATGCCACGCCGGTGTTCTGCGAGGTAGATCCAGAGACGTTTTGTGCCGATCCCGAGGATGTGAAGAAGCGGATTACGCACCGCACCTGCGCGATTGTGGTGACGCATCTTTACGGCAATCCAGCAGATATGGATGCGTTTTTAGATATTGTAAAGGGGACCGATATTGCGCTGATTGAGGATGCGTCCCATGCCCCGGGGGCGATGTGGGGCGATAAGATGGTCGGCTCTATTGGGCACATCGGGTGTTTTAGCCTTCAGGAAAAAAAGCCGGTATCCGGGATAGAAGCGGGTATTGCGACTACGAATGACGATGATCTCTACGATCGCATGCTGGCCCTGGGACAGTGCGGTCGGTGCGACGCGCTGTGGCAGACGGATCGCTTTAAGGCGCTTCGCAATATGGGGTTGGGCGTCAAATACCGCGCAAATCCTCTGGGTATTGCGATGGCTCGCGCGCAGTTGGAGCGCTTGCCGGGGCTAAATGAGAAGCGGATGGCCTGGTTTGGGCGAATGGATAGTCTGCTCAATGAAATTCCCGGTGTGGCTCCGCAAAAGACATATCCCAGGGCGAAGCGAGGCGGCATGTTGCTCTACTCGGGAACGGTTGATCCCGATTTGTTTGGTGCTCCGCTTCCTATTATTATAAAAGCACTGGTTGCGGAAGGGGTGTACGTCGCAGAGACGACGGCGTGGGGGTATAGTGCGATGCACCTTGAGCCGCTTTTTAACGATTTTTCGTTCGATGGTTTGGGCGGGCCGTGGGCGGATTTACCCTCGGAGGCGAGGCGGCCTGTGTGCAATTTGCCGGTGAGCGAGCGGTTGCAGGACAGGAGTTTTTGGCTCGCTACGCCGGTTTCGCCCGCTGCCGAGTGGGTGGAGCAGACCGCACAGGCATTTGCCAAGGTGGTGGCCCACCGCGAGCGTTTGGTTGAGATTGCGAATGGATTTTGA
- a CDS encoding Rieske (2Fe-2S) protein yields MDDKTERRAFLTQALALVGGCMCAGWFSGCENDVLKSSGVSVQFDVGSAPALAQVGGSVKQAFEGQNGGAPVIIFRRAEEDFVVLSSVCTHEACEVDLPGERDPQIWCSCHGARFDRTTGAVLRGPASAPLPRFESTYDNGTQTLTILF; encoded by the coding sequence GTGGATGATAAGACGGAGAGAAGAGCGTTTTTGACACAGGCCCTCGCGCTTGTGGGGGGGTGCATGTGTGCCGGATGGTTTTCAGGATGTGAGAATGATGTGTTGAAGTCGTCTGGTGTGAGTGTGCAATTTGATGTGGGTAGTGCGCCTGCGTTGGCACAGGTGGGAGGGTCTGTGAAACAAGCTTTTGAAGGGCAAAACGGCGGCGCACCCGTGATTATTTTTCGCCGTGCTGAAGAAGATTTTGTGGTTTTGAGTTCTGTGTGTACACATGAGGCATGTGAGGTGGATTTGCCGGGGGAACGCGATCCACAAATCTGGTGTTCATGTCATGGGGCGAGATTTGACAGGACGACGGGAGCGGTTTTGCGAGGACCTGCTTCTGCACCTTTGCCGCGATTTGAGAGTACTTACGATAACGGGACACAGACGTTGACGATTCTATTTTAA
- a CDS encoding sigma-70 family RNA polymerase sigma factor translates to MPNWSTCDDKLLVGYAQKGHTKAFSELVRRHHVRVFHTAFGMVGNREDADDLAQIAFIKAFQSLDRFKGQALFSTWLYRISINCCLDWIKSQQRKYDVKMDDEWWCRQADDEALFSGPERTDYAVEQGELRDVLTQAMAQMPPIFRSVLVLRELNGLSYQEIARVEGCSVGTVKSRLFRARAQLRKLLRPFYKALVA, encoded by the coding sequence GTGCCCAATTGGTCAACATGCGATGATAAATTGCTCGTTGGGTATGCTCAAAAGGGGCATACAAAGGCGTTTTCTGAATTGGTGCGGCGTCACCATGTGCGGGTTTTTCATACGGCGTTCGGTATGGTGGGTAACAGGGAAGATGCCGATGATCTGGCACAGATTGCGTTTATTAAGGCGTTTCAGTCGCTTGATCGATTTAAAGGACAGGCGTTGTTTTCAACCTGGTTGTATCGTATCAGTATCAATTGTTGTCTGGATTGGATTAAGTCGCAACAGCGCAAATACGATGTCAAGATGGATGATGAATGGTGGTGCAGGCAAGCAGACGATGAAGCCCTGTTTTCAGGTCCAGAGCGAACGGACTACGCGGTAGAGCAGGGCGAGTTGCGCGATGTTTTGACACAGGCGATGGCGCAGATGCCGCCCATTTTTCGGTCTGTGCTGGTGCTGCGCGAGTTGAATGGGCTGTCGTATCAGGAGATTGCCCGTGTTGAGGGATGTTCAGTGGGTACTGTAAAATCGCGTCTGTTTCGGGCGCGCGCCCAACTTCGCAAATTGTTGAGGCCGTTTTACAAGGCGCTTGTGGCATAA